The following coding sequences lie in one Fundulus heteroclitus isolate FHET01 chromosome 20, MU-UCD_Fhet_4.1, whole genome shotgun sequence genomic window:
- the nek4 gene encoding serine/threonine-protein kinase Nek4 produces MNNYNFIRVVGKGSYGEVNLVKHKTDRKQYVIKKLNLTTSSKRERRAAEQEAQLLSQLRHPNIVTYRESWEGDDRQLYIVMGFCEGGDLYHRLKQQKGELLSERQVVEWFVQIAMALQYLHERNILHRDLKTQNIFLTKTSIIKVGDLGIARVLENQNDMASTLIGTPYYMSPELFSNKPYNHKSDVWALGCCVYEMATLKHAFNAKDMNSLVYRIVEGKLPPMPSQYHPQLGDLIKSMLCKRPEERPDVKHILRQPYIKRQIAMFLEATKEKTAKSRKKAVVGSGDFRTNSALSGASSHLKPQKLHSSPDSGTGGQVKQKEDRAQEHKSQNGVADCPPAQPPPFKSSSADALKAGTSPMATVSSINIDIPLQPNDDAVNKQAQRPPSVKPSREPVTRPVHRDDRARGKPDPSPPPSPASPPLRAGSGVCGTGGDERTASNGLLDVRPNPGGTFPVPDDKRDSDVDVRDGTGELLREADAANSNVENVGVDVDKHSDTVTLVKCVPAHPLALDVADSLETTEKLLERPAVEPIEEETSSVSTKQATLCQKVPSEAAGLEQLKEQQRQLAAPRPLPQPPVQAAAVERKKRTKKGAESKKVDATAASTSVSSSKDGLLPAPQDRPLSARERRRLRQSQESAGQTGPSAVRRASYDVSSTKAERHNVPVTRSASYSVTESDAQHDKDTEHRSDEDECSSSTSSTERSEGDCGERKTESSDMHDLVHMMTQTLRMDVGDGGAEVGKGRFDSTALPEFKLNRRYRDTLVLHGKTREEADSLVLQEIPTEGSTSGPAKVRRAIERLRTDVVKGLGVKLLDRALEIMEEEDEVKRELCLRDQMGDEKYQAYAVMVRQLKFFEDVAVRM; encoded by the exons ATGAATAACTATAATTTCATCAGGGTCGTTGGGAAGGGAAGCTACGGAGAGGTGAACTTGGTGAAACACAAGACGGACCGAAAGCAG TATGTGATAAAGAAGCTGAATTTAACCACGTCGTCCAAGCGGGAGCGACGCGCTGCAGAGCAGGAGGCGCAGCTTCTGTCCCAGCTTCGACATCCCAACATTGTGACGTACAGGGAGTCGTGGGAAGGAGACGACCGGCAGCTGTATATCGTGATGGGTTTCTGTGAAGGCGGGGACCTCTATCACAGACTCAAACAGCAGAAAGGGGAACTGCTGTCAGAGAGGCAGGTTGTAGAGTGGTTTGTCCAGATAGCCATGGCCCTCCAG TACCTCCACGAGAGGAACATCCTTCACCGCGACCTTAAAACGCAGAATATCTTCCTGACGAAAACCAGCATCATCAAAGTCGGAGACCTGGGCATTGCTCGGGTTTTGGAGAACCAAAACGATATGGCCAGCACTCTCATAGGGACGCCGTACTACATGAGTCCGGAGCTCTTTTCTAACAAACCCTACAACCACAAG TCAGATGTGTGGGCCCTGGGCTGCTGTGTGTACGAGATGGCCACACTGAAGCACGCCTTCAACGCCAAAGACATGAACTCACTGGTTTATCGCATTGTAGAGGGAAAG TTGCCACCGATGCCAAGCCAATACCACCCCCAGCTCGGAGATTTGATCAAGAGCATGCTGTGTAAGAGACCTGAAGAGAGGCCGGACGTCAAACACATCCTGCGGCAGCCTTACATAAAGCGACAAATTGCCATGTTCCTTGAGGCGACCAAAGA aaaaaccgccaagtcaagaaaaaaagctgtggTTGGATCCGGAGATTTTAGGACCAACAGTGCGTTGTCTGGTGCATCAAGTCACCTAAAACCTCAGAAGCTTCATTCAAGTCCAGATTCCGGCACTGGTGGCCAGGTGAAGCAG AAAGAGGACAGAGCACAGGAGCATAAAAGCCAAAACGGCGTTGCAGATTGCCCTCCAGCCCAGCCGCCACCATTTAAATCTTCATCAGCTGATGCTCTCAAAGCCGGTACCTCTCCCATGGCAACCGTCAGCAGCATCAACATTGATATCCCGCTTCAGCCAAACGATGATGCAGTGAACAAACAGGCTCAGAGGCCCCCGTCCGTCAAGCCGAGCAGGGAGCCTGTGACTCGCCCCGTCCACAGAGACGACAGGGCGAGGGGGAAACCGGATCCCTCGCCTCCTCCTTCCCCCGCGAGTCCCCCGCTCAGAGCTGGATCAGGTGTCTGTGGCACGGGAGGAGACGAGAGGACGGCTTCCAACGGGCTGTTAGATGTCCGGCCAAACCCGGGCGGTACATTTCCCGTGCCTGATGATAAACGGGACTCGGATGTGGACGTTAGGGACGGCACCGGCGAGTTACTCAGAGAGGCCGATGCGGCGAACTCAAATGTGGAAAACGTGGGAGTGGACGTGGACAAGCACAGCGACACTGTGACTTTGGTCAAATGTGTCCCAGCACATCCGCTCGCCCTAGATGTGGCT GATAGCCTAGAAACGACTGAGAAGCTGTTGGAGCGTCCAGCAGTG gAGCCCATTGAAGAAGAAACGTCCTCCGTCTCAACTAAACAAGCTACCCTTTGCCAGAAGGTCCCCTCAGAAGCTGCCGGATTAGAGCAGCTCAAAGAGCAACAGAGACAG TTGGCAGCTCCGAGACCTTTACCTCAACCTCCCGTCCAGGCTGCagctgtggagaggaaaaagagGACCAAGAAGGGCGCAGAGAGCAAGAAAGTTGATGCGACTGCAGCCTCCACATCAGTTAGTTCGTCTAAGGATGGATTGTTACCTGCACCACAA GATCGTCCTCTGTCCGCCAGAGAGAGGAGACGGCTGAGGCAGTCTCAGGAGAGTGCAGGACAAACAG GTCCTAGCGCTGTGCGAAGGGCGTCATATGACGTGTCCTCCACCAAAGCTGAGCGGCACAACGTCCCCGTTACTCGATCGGCTTCGTACTCCGTCACAGAGTCCGACGCTCAG CACGATAAAGACACGGAGCACAGGTCGGACGAAGACGAGTGCAGCTCGTCTACAAGTTCCACGGAGCGCTCCGAGGGAGACTGCGGGGAAAG AAAGACAGAATCCAGCGACATGCACGATCTGGTCCACATGATGACCCAGACTTTAAGGATGGACGTCGGAGACGGAGGAGCTGAGGTGGGGAAAGGCCGATTCGACTCCACCGCGCTGCCAGAGTTCAAGCTGAACCGGCGGTACAGGGACACCCTGGTGCTTCATGGGAAAACCAGGGAAGAGGCGGACAGCCTGGTGCTCCAGGAAATACCAACAG AAGGCTCTACGTCGGGTCCAGCCAAAGTCAGAAGAGCGATAGAGCGTCTGAGAACGGATGTGGTGAAAGGTCTGGGTGTAAAGCTTTTGGATAGAGCGCTAGAAatcatggaggaggaggatgaggtcAAAAGAGAG CTGTGCCTTCGTGACCAGATGGGAGATGAGAAGTACCAAGCTTATGCCGTCATGGTGAGGCAGCTGAAGTTTTTTGAGGATGTTGCCGTCAGGATGTGA
- the spcs1 gene encoding signal peptidase complex subunit 1, protein MQSIFKSIPTHMDYKGQKLAEQIFQGIILISAVIGFVYGLIIQQFGWTVYIVLAGFAVSCLLTLPPWPMYRRNPLPWQPVVSEASVEPTQKPQESTKRKKHK, encoded by the exons ATGCAGTCTATATTCAAGTCCATTCCTACGCATATG GATTACAAGGGCCAGAAGCTGGCTGAACAGATTTTCCAAGGCATTATCCTCATCTCTGCG GTGATTGGATTCGTGTACGGGCTGATTATTCAACAGTTCGGCTGGACAGTGTACATAGTGTTGGCTGGATttgcagtgtcctgtctg TTGACCCTGCCTCCATGGCCGATGTACCGAAGGAATCCTCTGCCCTGGCAGCCAGTTGTATCAGAAGCCAGCGTAGAGCCCACCCAAAAGCCTCAGGAAAGCACCAAGAGAAAGAAGCATAAATAA